A stretch of DNA from Diospyros lotus cultivar Yz01 chromosome 14, ASM1463336v1, whole genome shotgun sequence:
ATAGTCAAGTAACAAAGCAGAGTAATTGAATAAATGGAAAAATTAATCGGGTTTGGGAACGAGTAACGTTGgtgggagaaaaattaattggaTTCAGGTAGTCAAATAACCCAATAGAGAATAGTCAAGTAACAAAGCAGAGTAACTCGCATGGACAACTCAGCTGGTCACAGCTGTAGGCACAAAGTGCCTCCAAGATAAAGTTTGGGACAAGGATCAAGGATTGAGTCTCGCCAGCGACAGTGTAGGAGCAATCTCTCAAAATGaggggggctccttgtgcgcaGTGAACACTGGTCTAGCCACTGTGCCCGGCTGAATCACTATGATTAACCCCCTCACATTCTGTCAGGCCAAGTGTGGGGCGACTGAAATGAGCGATTCACCTTTTAGGACAAGTAACAAAgcaaagtaaaagaaaagaacaagatgGAACAACTTGTCCCTAAGTGATAATGTAAGTCAACCACACTTAAAAAGAGTCTGAATTTTTACCACACTTGAACAACAAGTGATAAGAAAAGACtgatataaattaataatctaaattcttcaaaaattcaaaaactataAATGATTCGTCATGTCTTCTTGGCTTATATAAGAGAAAACTCATGATTTACATTAATTGTACTCAGGAACTTACAGCAGCCTATTGGAAGCTTGGATAGTTTTAAATGTCTAGAGTTCTGGGAATTCATGAGAAATATAGATTAATTACTATAGTGACATAGGAAAGATGAGAACTAGTTAATGGCTGGCATGAGAAAGATGAGAAGGCACGCTAGCATGGGAAAGATAAGAACTAGTTAACGGCAAGATTCTAGAAACCAGCTGCTTCTTTGAGTTTTGTCCTCGTGATTTGTCGCCCATCGGACGACTAGGCTGATGACGGGAGACTCTTTGACAGGTCTTGGGCCGGATGAGTGTGTGGGCCCAGCTTCAAACAATACCAGATTTGGGCGGACAGTTTTGGAAATGGATCGAGTAATTAGGCATGGATATGCATCAGTTGAAGCTATAGATAATATCTAGGCATACCCTGTGTAACCCAAATAGGGATGTTAGCACATCATACCTCAATCTCACGGGTCAGacaagcagagagagagagagagagggagctaAATTCTTGATACAAGTATCATCACAACTCACAAGAAAGGTCGTATCTCAGTACAGGTGATTCAAGCCATCAACATATTTTAGACATCAATTGGCcaatgaaagagagagaggactAAATTCTTGATACAAGTATCATCACAACTCACAAGAAAGGTCTCAGCTATTGCAAAGTATCTCAGTACAGGTGATTCAAGCCATCAACCTATTTTAGACATCAATTGGCCAATGAAATATGGGTACCAGGAATGGAGACCCAAAGTTCACAATTTCTTCCCGAGATGGATCAGTCACCACTTGCACAACCCCTACAACCACAGTGGACGCACTCTATCACCTTCTCCTCCCTCAGATGCTTGGGGACTCGACAAACACACGTCGTCTGGAAATTGTGATCGCGCGGTTGCATGCATCTTAGGCAGCAAAGCCGCTCATAGCCGGGCTGCAAATGAAGGACAAACTATGAATACATGATGAAACCCAAAAGAATGGATTAGGAAGCAAAAGACGCAAGCAAACAAGaaactcaaaattcattttcagaatACATTTGGAAGAAAGCGATTTTGATCTTTAACTTTCGCGTTTTGCCCAATAAACCACGAGTCCCTCCTTATTATAACCATTGCAGCCAAGCATACATCAAATGAAATAGGGCATACTCCATATCTTTGTGGAACAAACTCTAGCACTTGAAAAACATGTAAATATTGGGGCACGTTTCAAATTTATTCTGAACGCTAGGTcatgaattatttttcatctcatAATTCTTGAACACTTGCTGTAAGTATGCCATTGAAGCGTAATTATAAAATTCCCAACCACTACTAGGAAAGTCAAAAAATTATTCCATCTGGAAATACCATAATAACAGAAAAGGCTTGGAAGGAAAAGGAAAGCAGAGTATAGCATGCAGAAAATAATCTCAAGGGGGGCGGAGATAAAACCTTCTTCCATTTTGCAATCAGATTACGGTCCGCATAGCCTTGCTCCAGACAGAACTCGTATAGTTCCTTGGATATTTCTTTCCTCCGGTAATAAAGGTCAAAAATGTAGCGACTCTTCTGATGTGCTATTTTGAAAATAGGCCACAATGCCTCACATTTCCTTTTGCCATCATGGGGATCAAGCTCAGCTGtccaataaacaaataaaatctcGTCAACCTAGCTAGGGTTAGTTTTATGAAGTCCAGTGTACAAGATAAAGGAATTGCAGTCACTTAAGTATCATATAATATGAGAATGATTACAACCTTCTCTCATCTTTCCTTGCAACTCACGAAGAGTAGGTTCTATCAGTTCCCAACCCTCAGGATACTTGACACGATTTGTCTTCACCTTTGGCATTTCTAAATCTTCTGTCCGCAATCAAAGTGAGAGAATATTATGGGCGAACCCGTTtggcaaaaacaaaataatgataTCCATACGTAATTGCACTATTGAACTTTTCCCCTCTCAACAAAGAATCAGCAACGTAGGATACACAAAAAACTGAAATACTAATGAAATCCGAACTGTAAATTCAACATcacaacagaaaaataaatacataaacacGCACAACTGCAAATTCaatatcaaaatacataaaaaatctTGTCAAAAAACAAAACCTGAATTAAGTTTCGGTAGATTCGAAGGCAGAAGATGACGAATCCGGCAACGGCGGCGGATGGGGAGAGAGGCGGCGACAAAGGCGGCGGAGAACGAGGGAGTACAGATGGCGGAGGCGGCGCGACGGATTGCGAGGGAGACGGGTGAGATTCGACCtaggaggagaagaagggaGACCGAGGGATGAAGGTCGAGGGTGAATCGAGAGGCTGTTTGGTTTACCTTTTCTTATTTGAGCTTTTAAGCTAGTTactttttaacataaaaattgtgtaccatttaagttaataatgtatttaaataaatatatattttaaataattaataattatgaatttaatttataaaaattaataaattatgaaaacttgacaaaaaaaaattaaaataggcatgatattaaataatataattaaaattcataaatactattttttataaaaaaatataaattaatttttaattaataaaatatttattaagaaattatatataattattaaaaattatattaatacaatactttatatttataaatttaagtttacttcaa
This window harbors:
- the LOC127789665 gene encoding protein BUD31 homolog 2 codes for the protein MPKVKTNRVKYPEGWELIEPTLRELQGKMREAELDPHDGKRKCEALWPIFKIAHQKSRYIFDLYYRRKEISKELYEFCLEQGYADRNLIAKWKKPGYERLCCLRCMQPRDHNFQTTCVCRVPKHLREEKVIECVHCGCRGCASGD